Proteins from a single region of Malassezia restricta chromosome IV, complete sequence:
- a CDS encoding potassium transport protein: MSRASVHRGIKRFATRMARWSDMYLNYFRVHMMYFIVMIMFWSAIMYASNPKDHYIPYIDCLFMCASAMTVTGLVSVPVSDLTLWQQIILFCLMCCGNLIMVSTTTVLVRRHWFRAKFRRELGRSFTLRKRVEDVHAREQQELQDDIKRIRRFFHFPTTSHPDPANATSRKPTQKPKLHAGMIQRVQGPAVQVNPTGQHTTMVSNPEPESILQEHRSSADASVRIADQPPSSQNKTKLRRLSFGDAPLRRPSDLWHTNLNLKPTHTVAPTMGRHDSMTHAIPLTHARTWQVGADSAPDTELDEPEPESTDFTKLPGQALHRTMTKKRDTGLGGFPSVFDFALSLVEMTSLRHRTRMPAARTMTMSRPLTDNDKDTTTKFAPYLTFDALVTGNSHFRNLTSAQRRELGGVEYRALSLLSWLIPIYWFVCVAIVIVLTAPYLASDPAAQYRVVLADQPKPPRNSTWFWIFQTVSSMTNTGMSLCDSSLSNPLRQSYMMLVPQMILIIIGNTGFPIMLRFVIWFMSRCVSKQSRTYETLSFLLDHPRRCYLYLFPSHNTWFLLFVLFILTVSDWFLLMICDLATRHAFPSNGTWIFSSLFQSVSTRSSGFQTFDILSLTASERLLEVVMMYIAAFPLMMTMRSTNVYEDRSLFVEEPSEQTDESESQAVWGRFIGTHIRNQLAYDLWWVMLALWIVLLCEKNKVESEEYKTMSVFGVIFELISAYGTVGMSFGATKISASLVGDMSVLSKLVIVAVMIRGRHRNLPSAVDRAVMLPHYLEHHDEVQDQTITSRPSMSLPPEDALPRSSSRASHEPTIRRRTMSRTHTRFADDPVVDHSSLSFQPPPRVESPSSML; this comes from the coding sequence ATGAGCCGCGCGTCTGTTCATCGCGGGATCAAGCGCTTTGCGACGCGTATGGCGCGCTGGTCTGATATGTACCTCAACTATTTTCGGGTTCATATGATGTACTTTATCGTTATGATCATGTTCTGGTCCGCGATCATGTATGCATCGAATCCCAAGGATCACTATATCCCGTACATCGACTGCCTTTTTATGTGCGCCTCAGCGATGACAGTGACGGGTCTCGTTTCCGTGCCGGTGAGTGACCTGACCCTGTGGCAGCAAATCATCTTGTTCTGTCTCATGTGCTGTGGCAACCTCATCATGGTCAGCACGACCACGGTACTCGTTCGCCGCCATTGGTTTCGTGCCAAGTTCCGCAGAGAGCTCGGACGCAGCTTCACTCTCCGAAAGCGCGTCGAagacgtgcatgcacgcgaGCAACAAGAGCTGCAGGACGATATCAAGCGCATCCGTCGCTTCTTCCACTTTCCCACGACGAGTCATCCAGATCCAGCGAATGCGACGTCGCGCAAGCCGACACAGAAGCCCAAGCTCCATGCAGGCATGATTCAGCGGGTGCAGGGCCCCGCCGTCCAAGTGAACCCCACGGGGCAACACACTACGATGGTGTCGAATCCAGAGCCGGAGAGCATCTTGCAAGAGCATCGCTCGTCTGCGGATGCCTccgtgcgcatcgctgATCAGCCCCCTTCCTCACAGAACAAGACCAAGCTTCGCCGGTTGTCCTTCGGCGATGCCCCCCTCCGCCGCCCCTCGGATCTTTGGCACACGAACCTCAACCTCAAACCCACGCACACCGTGGCGCCTACCATGGGCCGGCACGATTCCATGACGCACGCCATCCCGCTGACACATGCACGTACTTGGCAGGTAGGCGCCGACTCTGCACCCGACACCGAGTTGGACGAGCCGGAACCAGAGTCCACTGACTTCACCAAGCTTCCTGGCCAAGCCTTGCATCGCACTATGACCAAAAAGCGCGATACTGGTCTCGGTGGATTTCCTTCCGTGTTCGACTTTGCCTTGTCGCTCGTGGAAATGACCTCCCTGCGTCACCGTACACGGATGCCGGCTGCGCGGACCATGACCATGTCACGACCGTTGACGGACAATGACAAAGACACAACGACCAAGTTTGCTCCTTACCTCACCTttgacgcgctcgtcacAGGCAACTCTCACTTTCGCAACCTGACGTCcgctcagcgccgcgagctcGGTGGTGTGGAATACCGTGCCTTATCCTTGCTGTCATGGCTGATTCCGATCTACTGGTTCGTTTGTGTGGCGATCGTGATTGTGCTCACAGCGCCGTACCTAGCATCGGATCCCGCTGCCCAGTACCGTGTGGTGCTGGCAGATCAGCCCAAGCCACCTCGCAACTCTACTTGGTTTTGGATCTTTCAGACGGTGAGTTCCATGACCAATACTGGCATGTCACTATGCGACTCAAGTCTCTCCAACCCTCTGCGACAGTCGTATATGATGCTTGTACCCCAAATGATCCTCATCATCATCGGCAACACAGGCTTCCCCATCATGCTGCGCTTTGTCATTTGGTTCATGTCCCGGTGTGTGTCCAAGCAATCCAGGACCTATGAGACGCTTTCTTTCCTCTTGGACCATCCGCGGCGCTGCTATCTCTACCTCTTCCCATCTCACAACACGTGGTTCCTTTTGTTTGTCCTATTTATCCTCACTGTGAGCGACTGGTTTCTACTCATGATCTGCGACTTGGCGACAAGACATGCTTTTCCCAGCAACGGTACATGGATCTTCTCATCGCTTTTCCAATCGGTCTCGACGCGATCCTCTGGATTCCAGACATTCGACATTCTAAGCCTCACGGCCTCAGAGCGCCTGCTAGAAGTGGTGATGATGTACATTGCTGCGTTCCCTCTCATGATGaccatgcgcagcaccaaTGTGTACGAAGATCGCTCGCTGTTCGTCGAGGAACCATCTGAACAGACCGACGAGTCCGAGTCTCAGGCTGTATGGGGCCGCTTTATCGGCACGCATATTCGCAATCAGCTCGCGTACGACTTGTGGTGGGTCATGTTAGCTTTGTGGATTGTGCTCTTGTGCGAAAAAAACAAAGTCGAGTCTGAGGAATACAAGACGATGTCTGTATTTGGCGTGATCTTCGAACTGATATCGGCCTACGGCACGGTCGGCATGAGTTTTGGTGCGACGAAAATATCGGCCTCGCTCGTGGGTGACATGTCAGTCCTCTCCAAACTCGTGATTGTGGCTGTCATGATACGTGGTCGTCATCGCAACCTGCCCAGTGCCGTCGACCGTGCTGTAATGCTCCCCCACTACCTGGAGCACCATGACGAAGTGCAAGACCAGACGATAACCTCTCGACCTTCCATGTCTCTTCCCCCTGAGGACGCATTACCTCGCTCGTCTAGCAGGGCCTCCCACGAGCCCACCATTCGACGTcgcaccatgtcgcgcaCTCACACGCGCTTCGCGGATGATCCTGTCGTGGATCACTCGAGTCTTTCGTTCCAGCCTCCCCCTCGTGTAGAGTCCCCTTCCTCTATGCTCTAG
- a CDS encoding PITH domain protein: protein MAAGCGHEHHHGHDDADHVKAGEGQQDILFLDVDREQVTALNEKQTGSAAHIIRPYDQRMSDSPLLESDVDDELMVYVPFTGSVRLRSLLLRSGPGHATPRAIHLYKNTEALDFGDAANETPKPLQKLTSIPESSDVVEIPLLAARFPDVQSLTLYIPGCLGTERGVADAHTSISYLGFRGESRLLQRSGPASIVYEAAPRASDHTRVDGTAAGARPSS, encoded by the coding sequence ATGGCCGCCGGCTGTGGACACGAGCACCAccatggccacgacgatgccgatcACGTCAAGGCTGGCGAGGGGCAGCAGGACATCCTGTTTCTCGATGTAGATCGCGAGCAAGTCACGGCCCTGAACGAGAAGCAGACGGGATCTGCCGCCCACATTATCAGGCCGTACGATCAGCGTATGAGCGACTCGCCTCTGCTCGAGTcggacgtggacgacgagctgatGGTGTATGTGCCTTTCACCGGCAGTGTAcgcctgcgctcgctgcttCTGCGATCAGGGCCGGGTCATGCCACGCCCCGCGCTATACACCTGTACAAAAAcaccgaggcgctcgacttTGGGGACGCAGCGAATgagacgcccaagccgctCCAGAAGCTGACATCGATTCCCGAGTCGTCTGATGTCGTGGAAATCCCCCTACTCGCAGCGCGGTTCCCCGATGTGCAGTCGCTCACACTCTACATACCTGGATGCCTCGGCAcagagcgcggcgtcgccgATGCACACACGTCCATCTCGTACCTCGGCTTCCGCGGCGAGTCGCGCCTACTTCAGCGCAGCGGGCCCGCCTCTATTGTGTACGAggctgcgccacgcgcctCCGACCACACCCGCGTGGACGGCACcgcggccggcgcgcgACCCTCTTCCTAG
- a CDS encoding SWI/SNF-related matrix-associated actin-dependent regulator of chromatin subfamily B member 1: MTNDVGRLPTTGGLTRVMLPTPHAAQGSSAWNERDAPSRQSPASNDVGVPSVAPTAYTTPTPPWMPPRPPAAVESGTINPAWMSQASTSHTFSHADTKPTVRRTTSQPGPSRPVGRPPLLGKASGARRGRPPRQPRPPASEAAPVAPSFAAPVPGVVTRPPPAPSAAWTPSLSVPKQQAVLVRAMQASKAQNDAHFTPFHALLQLGYVFMRCAQMPVTPTASLGEGVVLRLDEASSLGVLPPQLATLASAARANVPPVAKAPAWPELPTFAPGQPFVLGGAPPSQSAVGMPITPSNTHVRKLKDWKPMAAKDEDDLRATMEKDAAYDQLRRRQDQAMEQELQARMKHLMRAQRPIPWWQRRVTESSPRTEPLQILYPAQKQRQHELRPKLQWSERLAAMPETLVPIRLDIEHDPYKLRDTFMWNAVEDEASLDLFAASICEDLGVPSQVFMELIKTAVQTQVNEFATTMALRMSSTSEHDDTRGRLTESDADAWRRLRSQEPDAVSTPTDTQACDAEDELRVLIKIDIIVGATHLVDQFEWDIATADSLAAERFAEAFTADLGLAGEFKTAIAHSIREQVAAYLRWLAIVGYPHQSLDGVEDDIRPSFLPAIPPSQAARQRDMVDAFTPKLVQLNAVEVMHLEREHERDMRRKRRQTKGRRGAHNVDIEPQRTIRSVPLYGFQGAVPEAERPMHARRAAAAAAAHLSSAAQHDASPGPDELPAPAKRIRHDWYEMFFLYPRGREAPVHRAQPRLGQVPPAPAAPHRAPTEAPILRHVRPEDLERQQPIMHHGEWHCSNCGVPGSLMPARRKGPLGEKSLCGPCGKYFHRHRRVPSVTYSRDPAHHRQRRDAFEHEALLAEDGEYDAKLGDAQAGAPAGASPPAWLVHAVHACRAKYPMDRFHLHLHARSPAPSDDDVWRIKCTDCPGKVYKPGPSESLTNFEIHLKNRSHRAAVARRLEEAHALDAPT; encoded by the coding sequence ATGACGAACGACGTCGGTCGTCTGCCTACCACCGGTGGGTTGACGCGTGTGATGCTACCGACGCCGCATGCTGCCCAGGGCAGTAGTGCGTGGAATGAACGTGATGCGCCATCGCGACAGTCGCCAGCCTCCAACGACGTGGGCGTGCCTTCCGTGGCGCCCACGGCCTATACGACACCCACGCCGCCGTggatgccgccgcgtccacCAGCCGCTGTGGAGAGCGGCACGATCAATCCTGCCTGGATGAGCCAGGCGTCCACGTCGCATACCTTTTCGCACGCAGATACCAAGCCCACCGTGCGGAGGACAACGAGTCAGCCTGGCCCTTCGCGTCCCGTGGGCCGACCGCCGCTTCTGGGCAAGGCGTCGGGGGCGCGACGCGGCCGACCGCCGCGGCAGCCTCGGCCGCCTGCGTCTGAGGCAGCGCCGGTCGCGCCGTCTTTtgcggcgcctgtgcctggtGTCGTGACGCGcccgccgccagcgccgtccGCCGCAtggacgccgtcgctgAGCGTACCAAAGCAACAGGcggtgctcgtgcgcgccatgcaAGCGTCCAAAGCGCAGAATGATGCTCATTTCACGCCGttccatgcgctgcttcaGCTAGGCTATGTGTtcatgcgatgcgctcagATGCCCGTGACGCCCACGGCGAGTCTGGGCGAAGGCGTCGTCCTGCGCCTGGATGAGGCATCGTCGCTGGGTGTGCTTCCACCGCAGCTTGCGACGCTGGCAagcgcagcacgagcgaaTGTTCCGCCTGTGGCCAAGGCACCTGCGTGGCCGGAGCTGCCGACCTTTGCCCCGGGCCAGCCGTttgtgctgggcggcgcgccgccgtctcAGTCAGCGGTGGGCATGCCGATTACGCCCAGCAACACGCATGTGCGCAAACTCAAGGACTGGAAGCCGATGGCGGCGaaggacgaagacgacttGCGAGCTACGATGGAGAAGGACGCCGCGTACGATCAGCTACGTCGGCGCCAAGACCAGGCGATGGAGCAGGAGCTCCAAGCGCGCATGAAGCACTTGATGCGCGCTCAGCGGCCGATACCGTGGtggcagcgccgcgtcacTGAGTCGTCACCCCGCACCGAGCCGCTGCAGATCCTATATCCTGCGCAaaagcagcggcagcatgAGTTGCGTCCGAAGCTGCAATGGAgtgagcgcctcgctgcgATGCCCGAGACGCTCGTTCCGATTCGCCTGGACATTGAGCATGATCCGTACAAGCTGCGTGATACGTTCATGTGGAATGCCgtcgaggacgaggcgtccCTGGACTTGTTCGCTGCGTCTATCTGCGAGGATTTGGGCGTGCCGTCGCAAGTGTTTATGGAGCTGATCAAGACGGCCGTACAGACGCAGGTGAATGAGTTTGCCACGACCATGGCTCTGCGTATGAGCTCCACGAGTGAGCACGACGATACGCGCGGGCGTCTGACCGAGTCGGATGCCGATGCGTGGCGTCGCTTGCGCTCGCAGGAGCCCGATGCCGTGTCCACACCCACAGATACCCAGGCATGCGACGCAGAagacgagctgcgcgtgcTGATCAAAATTGATATCATCGTGGGCGCGACGCATCTGGTGGATCAGTTTGAGTGGGATATCGCGACGGCCGACTCTctcgccgccgagcgcttTGCCGAGGCCTTCACGGCTGATCTCGGCCTGGCGGGCGAATTCAAGACGGCCATTGCCCACTCGATCCGTGAGCAAGTGGCGGCGTATCTCCGCTGGCTCGCGATCGTCGGCTACCCCCACCAGTCGCTTGATGGCGTCGAGGACGATATCCGCCCTAGCTTCCTGCCGGCCATTCCACcgtcgcaggcggcgcggcagcgcgacatggtcgatgcTTTTACGCCGAAGCTGGTCCAGCTCAATGCCGTCGAAGTCATGCACttggagcgcgagcatgagcgcgacatgcgccggaAGCGGCGACAAACCAAGGGCCGCCGCGGAGCACACAACGTGGACATAGAGCCACAGCGCACGATCCGCTCTGTTCCGCTGTATGGCTTCCAGGGCGCTGTGCCGGAGGCGGAGCGGCccatgcatgcgcgacgcgccgcggccgccgccgcggcgcacctCTCGTCTGCGGCTCAGCACGACGCGAGTCCCGGCCCCGACGAGCTCCCTGCGCcggccaagcgcatcaGGCACGACTGGTACGAGATGTTTTTCCTGTATCCACGCGGCCGCGAGGCGCCTGTGCACCGTGCGCAGCCGCGGCTGGGACAGGTACCGCCGGCACCGGCTGCGCCACACCGCGCGCcgaccgaggcgccgaTCTTACGTCATGTGCGCCCGGAAGACTTGGAACGGCAGCAGCCCATCATGCATCACGGCGAGTGGCACTGCTCCAACTGTGGCGTGCCAGGCTCGCTGATGCCAGCTCGTCGCAAGGGGCCGCTGGGCGAAAAGTCGCTGTGTGGTCCGTGTGGCAAGTACTTCCACCGGCACCGACGCGTGCCGAGTGTGACGTACTCGCGCGATCCTGCGCACCACCGGCAACGACGCGATGCCTTCGAGCACGAGGCTCTCCTGGCGGAGGACGGCGAGTATGACGCGAAGCTTGGCGACGCTCAGGCCGGTGCGCCGGCGGGTGCCTCACCGCCtgcatggctcgtgcaTGCTGTCcatgcgtgccgcgccaaGTACCCCATGGACCGCTTCCACCTGCATCTGCATGCCCGctcgccagcgccgtcggacgacgacgttTGGCGCATCAAATGCACAGACTGCCCAGGCAAAGTGTACAAGCCTGGGCCGTCCGAGTCTCTCACCAACTTTGAAATCCATCTCAAGAACCGCAGTCACCGTGCGGCCGTAGCGCGGCGTCTCGAGGAAGCCCATGCCCTCGACGCCCCGACATAG
- a CDS encoding small subunit ribosomal protein S2 gives MASTARLSRAAWRAPRLARMFSSAQEMNAGFLIPEEPIDVPQADAEAVQVSREQTQAQLAAQDPEGAHDALERRIRRMRRAMMMDMAGLASTQTRDTSFRPFKVRTQPLEAHQLTLSHLLAATAQMGHAKQHVKRSFEPLLYGYRHGMAVIDVERATLPALRRAAQVVRGITENDGVVLIVGTRPDLRPSIRSAVERLGANGFHVSTERWLPGVLTNASKLLASATQYSVQSQRTQGNLKDESVPNMTQLSTLGYRPDLVIVLNPTENEHAIREATQCHVPTMAIIDTNVDPRSVTYAIPANDDSPRVAELVMGVLSKAGEDGLRRRRAALEAWDKHQRRLQKRRQEPAPLPSDTPS, from the coding sequence ATGGCATCGACAGCGCGTCTttcgcgcgccgcgtggcgcgcgccgcggctcgcCCGGATGTTCTCATCCGCGCAGGAAATGAACGCAGGATTTTTGATCCCCGAGGAGCccatcgacgtgccgcAAGCGgatgccgaggccgtgcaggTCAGTCGCGAACAAACCCAGGCCCAGCTGGCGGCACAGGACCCGGAGGGCGCCCAtgatgccctcgagcgccgcatccgCCGCATGAGGCGCGCGATGATGATGGATATGGCTGGCTTGGCCAGCACACAAACTCGTGATACCTCCTTCCGTCCGTTCAAGGTGCGGACGCAGCCGCTGGAAGCGCACCAACTCACGCTGTCCCACCTGTTGGCGGCGACTGCGCAAATGGGCCATGCTAAGCAGCATGTCAAGCGCAGCTTTGAGCCGCTTCTGTATGGCTACCGCCACGGCATGGCCGTGATcgatgtcgagcgcgcgacgctgccAGCGCTTCGCCGCGCTGCCCAGGTCGTTCGTGGTATCACGGAAAACGACGGTGTTGTGCTCATTGTCGGCACACGTCCGGACTTGCGTCCCTCGATTCGCTCTGCGGTTGAGCGCCTGGGCGCGAATGGATTCCATGTCAGCACCGAGCGGTGGCTGCCAGGTGTGCTCACCAACGCCTCGAAACTCCTGGCCTCTGCGACGCAGTACAGCGTACAGagccagcgcacgcaggGAAACCTGAAGGACGAGAGTGTGCCCAACATGACCCAGCTGTCGACGCTAGGCTACCGCCCGGACCTGGTCATTGTGCTGAATCCCACGGAAAATGAGCACGCGATTCGTGAAGCGACGCAATGCCATGTACCCACCATGGCCATCATCGATACCAATGTGGACCCACGCTCCGTGACGTACGCGATCCCGGCGAACGACGACTCGCCGCGCGTAGCAGAGCTTGTCATGGGCGTGCTGAGCAAGGCGGGCGAAGACGgtctgcgtcgtcgccgtgccGCCCTCGAGGCGTGGGACAagcaccagcgccgcctccaaAAACGTCGTCAggagccagcgccgctgccgtcCGACACCCCCTCATAG
- a CDS encoding heat shock 70kDa protein 1/2/6/8 has product MSAEVPSTNDSNVYEGAIGIDLGTTYSCVGWWTNERVEIIANDQGNRTTPSYVAFTENERLIGDAAKNQAAMNPRQTVFDAKRLIGRRFDDPDVKKDMQSWPFTVVDKDGSPVIEVEYLGEKKQFAPQEISSMVLLKMKEVAEAKIGKEVKKAVVTVPAYFNDSQRLATKDAGAIAGLDVLRIINEPTAAAIAYGLDSKSSQEKNVLIFDLGGGTFDVSLLNITGGVFAVKATAGDTHLGGEDFDNTLLEHFKKDFERKNKVDMSNDARALRRLRSACERAKRTLSSVTQTSVEVDSLFQGIDFQANITRARFEEINAAAFKGTLEPVAKVLKDSKIPADKVDDIVLVGGSTRIPKIQSLVSEFFGGRQLNKSINPDEAVAYGAAVQGAVLTNQTSDKTADLLLLDVAPLSLGVAMQGDMFGVVVPRNTPIPTNKTRVFTTVEDNQTQVTFPVYEGERTQCKDNRLLGEFELTGIPPMPRGQAELVCTFEVDANGLLKVSAMDKASGRKANITITNSVGRLSSTEIEQMIKDSETFKNADKEFQAKHDSRNDLEAYVHSVESTVSNPAATFKRAAKIQIEQELAKAMELLEVEDASADDYRRASLRLKRSVQKGLSGGR; this is encoded by the exons ATGTCGGCGGAAGTGCCTTCTACGAACGACTCGAACGTGTACGAGGGTGCCATTGGTATTGACCTTGGTACGACCTACTCGTGTGTTGGCTGGTGGACCAACGAGCGTGTTGAGATCATTGCCAACGACCAGGGTAACCGCACGACGCCCTCGTACGTCGCTTTCACGGAGAACGAGCGTCTGATTGGTGATGCCGCCAAGAACCAGGCTGCTATGAACCCTCGTCAGACGGTGTTTGACGCCAAGCGCCTGATCGGCCGTCGCTTTGACGACCCTGACGTGAAGAAGGACATGCAGTCGTGGCCCTTCACGGTGGTGGACAAGGACGGCAGCCCTGTCATTGAGGTCGAGTACCTCGGTGAGAAGAAGCAGTTTGCCCCGCAGGAGATCTCGTCGATGGTGCTGCTGAAGATGAAGGAGGTGGCCGAGGCCAAGATCGGCAAGGAGGTGAAGAAGGCCGTCGTTACGGTGCCCGCCTACTTTAACGACTCGCAGCGTCTGGCCACGAAGGATGCAG GTGCGATTGCGGGTCTGGATGTGCTCCGTATCATCAACGAGCCCACGGCTGCTGCCATTGCGTACGGTCTGGACTCGAAGTCGAGCCAGGAGAAGAACGTGCTCATTTTCGACCTGGGTGGTGGTACGTTTGATGTGTCGCTGCTCAACATCACCGGTGGTGTGTTTGCCGTCAAGGCCACGGCGGGTGACACGCACCTGGGTGGTGAGGACTTTGACAacacgctgctcgagcactTCAAGAAGGACTTTGAGCGCAAGAACAAGGTCGACATGTCGAACGATGCCCGTGCGctccgccgcctgcgcagcgcctgtgagcgtgccaagcgtACGCTGTCGAGTGTGACGCAGACGAGCGTGGAAGTGGACTCGCTGTTCCAGGGCATTGACTTCCAGGCCAACATTACGCGTGCGCGCTTTGAGGAGATCAACGCCGCTGCGTTCAAGGGCACGCTGGAGCCTGTGGCCAAGGTGCTGAAGGACTCCAAGATCCCGGCGGACAAGGTCGACGATATTGTGCTGGTCGGTGGCTCGACGCGTATCCCCAAGATCCAGTCGCTTGTGTCGGAGTTCTTTGGTGGTCGTCAGCTGAACAAGTCGATCAACCCtgacgaggccgtggcCTACGGTGCTGCGGTGCAGGGTGCCGTGCTCACGAACCAGACGAGCGACAAGACGGCCGAcctgctcctgctcgaTGTGGCGCCCCTGTCGCTCGGTGTGGCCATGCAGGGCGACATGTTTGGTGtggtcgtgccgcgcaaCACGCCGATCCCGACGAACAAGACGCGTGTGTTTACGACCGTCGAGGACAACCAGACGCAGGTCACGTTCCCTGTGTACGAGGGtgagcgcacgcagtgcAAGGACAACCGCCTGCTCGGTGAGTTTGAGCTCACGGGCATTccgcccatgccgcgtGGCCAGGCCGAGCTCGTGTGCACGTTTGAAGTGGACGCGAACGGTCTGCTGAAGGTGTCGGCTATGGACAAGGCCTCGGGCCGCAAGGCGAACATCACGATCACGAACTCGGTCGGCCGTCTCAGCTCGACGGAGATTGAGCAGATGATCAAGGACTCGGAGACGTTCAAGAACGCCGACAAGGAGTTCCAGGCGAAGCACGACTCGCGCAACGACCTCGAGGCGTACGTGCACTCGGTCGAGAGCACCGTGTCGAACCCCGCCGCGACGTTCAAGCGCGCTGCCAAGATCCAGATTGAGCAGGAGCTGGCCAAGGCCATGGAGCTCCTCGAGGTCGAGGACGCCAGTGCCGACGACTACcgccgcgcctcgctgcgccTCAAGCGCTCCGTGCAAAAGGGTCTCTCGGGCGGCCGCTAA